Proteins encoded within one genomic window of Anopheles gambiae chromosome 3, idAnoGambNW_F1_1, whole genome shotgun sequence:
- the LOC1278121 gene encoding sodium-coupled monocarboxylate transporter 1 encodes MDSSRGTVLDSIRELYQFGVVDYCMFAAMLILSAACGIYFGFFKRTKTKDTPTATDTSDLDLGENPPTVGSVESKTPISPFGSSTIDEYLLGSRKLKAFPVAMSLVAGYISGVTILGTPAEIYNFGTQYWLIVVPIILTGVAVCTIYLPVFCSLKLNSSYEYLELRFNRHVRSIASVMFVIDQMLFLPMIIYVPALAFNQVTGLNLYMIGAIVSLVCIFYTLLGGIKAVVFTDAWQVVVMFISVVVVVIIGTIAVGGLDVIWERSMEGGRIDFLNMSPTLYGRQTFWAVLIGGFFYWTSFNSVNQTMVQRYMSLPNLRTARLSIAMFTVAMGVFVSVCCYAGLLLYGKYFDCDPASVGLVSTNDQLFPHYVMESVGHLRGMPGLFIAGVFGAALSSMSVILNSVSAVLLEDVLRGLFQLNPSPLKANIFVRCCVVILGLTALGCLFIIDKLDGILIVSATLAAIANGTTGGIFTLGMLVPWSNTKGALVGGIAGALLSGWVSLGNQIASGAGEIVARKLPVSIDGCIEELVGNITLVDPVYPDESGVFPLYRLSYHWITPIGVTTVLVVGTIVSFLTGPRDLRHIDPELISPVIHRLLPVESFSYFGTVNKNATIFNEEMQAQASVPPGPANDLNGQVGKEARTRW; translated from the exons ATGGATTCTAGCAGAGGCACCGTGCTCGACAGCATCCGTGAGCTGTACCAGTTCGGTGTGGTGGATTACTGTATGTTTGCCGCAATGCTGATCCTTTCCGCTGCTTGCGGGATCTACTTTGGGTTCTTCAAACGCACCAAAACGAAGGATACACCCACGGCCACGGATACGAGTGATCTCGATCTGGGTGAAAATCCCCCCACGGTAGGATCGGTGGAGAGTAAGACTCCGATCAGCCCGTTTGGATCGTCCACGATCGATGAGTACTTGCTCGGGTCACGCAAGCTAAAAGCATTCCCAGTGGCGATGAGTCTTGTGGCGGGATACATATCCGGTGTAACGATACTGGGCACACCGGCAGAGATCTACAACTTCGGGACGCAGTACTGGTTGATCGTGGTACCGATCATCCTGACGGGGGTAGCCGTGTGCACGATCTATCTGCCGGTGTTTTGCTCGCTGAAGCTGAACTCTTCGTACGAATATCTGGAGCTGCGGTTTAACAGACACGTCCGTTCGATCGCTTCGGTGATGTTTGTGATCGATCAG ATGCTGTTCCTTCCAATGATCATCTACGTACCAGCGTTGGCATTTAATCaag TGACTGGACTAAATTTGTACATGATCGGAGCGATCGTGTCCCTCGTCTGCATTTTTTACACACTCCTG GGTGGCATCAAGGCGGTCGTCTTTACCGACGCTTGgcaggtggtggtgatgtttaTCTCCGTCGTTGTCGTGGTGATCATCGGCACAATCGCGGTTGGCGGGCTGGACGTCATCTGGGAGCGATCGATGGAAGGTGGACGGATAGACTTCTTGAA CATGAGCCCCACGCTGTACGGGCGGCAAACGTTCTGGGCGGTCCTGATTGGCGGCTTCTTCTACTGGACCTCGTTCAACTCCGTCAATCAAACGATGGTACAGCGGTACATGTCCCTACCGAATCTGAGGACAGCGAGGCT CTCCATTGCCATGTTCACGGTAGCGATGGGAGTGTTTGTGTCGGTTTGCTGCTACGcggggctgctgctgtacgGCAAGTACTTCGACTGTGATCCTGCCTCGGTCGGGCTGGTCTCGACCAACGATCAGCTGTTCCCGCACTATGTGATGGAGTCGGTCGGACATCTGCGCGGCATGCCGGGCCTGTTCATTGCCGGCGTGTTTGGAGCCGCGCTTAGCTCCATGTCGGTAATACTGAACTCCGTCTCGGCGGTTCTGCTGGAGGATGTGCTGCGTGGGTTGTTCCAGCTCAACCCGAGCCCTTTAAAGGCAAACATTTTCGTTCGTTGCTGTGTGGTGATACTGGGACTCACTGCTTTGGGGTGTCTGTTTATCATCGATAAGCTGGATGGAATATTGATCGTGTCGGCCACACTTGCAGCGATTGCCAACGGCACGACGGGAGGGATCTTCACGCTGGGGATGTTGGTCCCGTGGAGTAACACCAAGGGAGCACTGGTTGGGGGTATTGCAGGAGCACTTCTGTCCGGTTGGGTGTCGCTGGGGAATCAAATTGCAAGCGGTGCAGGGGAGATCGTTGCACGCAAGCTGCCCGTATCGATCGACGGGTGCATCGAAGAGCTGGTGGGAAATATTACCCTAGTCGATCCTGTCTACCCGGACGAGAGTGGAGTGTTTCCACTGTACCGGTTGTCCTACCATTGGATCACACCGATCGGTGTAACGACAGTGCTGGTCGTTGGAACGATCGTATCGTTCCTCACGGGACCACGCGATCTGCGACACATCGATCCGGAACTGATCTCGCCCGTCATCCATCGTTTGCTGCCGGTAGAGTCGTTCAGCTACTTTGGAACGGTAAACAAAAACGCGACAATATTCAACGAAGAAATGCAAGCACAAGCGAGCGTGCCTCCAGGTCCAGCGAACGATCTGAACGGTCAGGTAGGTAAAGAAGCGAGAACAAGATGGTAG
- the LOC3291600 gene encoding sodium-coupled monocarboxylate transporter 1 — translation MSSPRSTMSDSIREMYQFSVVDYCMFGGMLILSAACGIYYGFFKRSTNTSSSSSECEDEQDHLPEAGVPAKKPTNTFGSATIDEYLLGSRKLKAFPVAMSLLAGYISGVTILGTPAEIYNFGTQYWLIAVPILLMGVAVCTVYLPVFCSLKLNSSYEYLELRFNPYVRSMASVMFVINQMLFLPMVIYVPALAFNQVTGFNIYVIGAIVCVVCIFYTLLGGIKAVVFTDAWQVVVMFISVVVVVIIGTIALGGPGVIWDRAVEGGRIDFFNFNPSMYERQTFWAVLIGGFFYWTSYNAVNQTMVQRYMSLPNLKTAKFSIYMFVVGTAIFVSVCCYTGLLLYGKYYGCDPATVGLVTTSDQLFPHYVMESVGNLRGMPGLFIAGVFGAALSSLSVILNTTSGVLLEDILKGLFRVTPSSLVANIVVRGSVVVLGLAAMGCLFIVDKLDGILIVSATLAAIGNGTTGGIFTLGMLVPWSNTKGALAGGIAGALLSGWISLGSQFASAAGEVVPHKLPVSVDGCIAELITNTTIVNPIYPDESGVFPLYRLSYHWITPIGVTTVVLVGSIVSFLTGPRDLRYIDPELISPVVHRFLPRESFSYFGTANKGPTCVSEEMQTQTNIPVDSSAPYGTAANGQNGRVKARN, via the exons ATGTCGTCTCCCAGAAGCACCATGTCGGACAGCATCCGCGAGATGTATCAGTTCAGCGTCGTCGATTATTGCATGTTCGGTGGCATGCTGATCCTGTCGGCTGCCTGTGGCATCTATTATGGGTTTTTCAAGCGATCGacaaacaccagcagcagtagcagcgaaTGCGAGGATGAGCAGGACCATCTTCCCGAAGCAGGGGTTCCAGCAAAGAAGCCCACCAACACGTTCGGTTCCGCCACGATCGACGAGTATTTGCTGGGGTCACGCAAGTTAAAAGCATTCCCGGTGGCGATGAGTCTGCTGGCGGGATACATTTCTGGCGTGACGATACTGGGGACGCCGGCTGAGATCTACAACTTCGGCACACAATACTGGCTGATCGCGGTTCCGATTCTGTTGATGGGTGTTGCGGTTTGTACGGTTTACTTGCCCGTGTTTTGCTCGCTAAAGTTGAATTCTTCGTACGAATATTTGGAGCTACGGTTCAATCCTTACGTACGATCGATGGCGTCAGTGATGTTTGTCATTAATCAG ATGCTATTCTTGCCGATGGTTATCTACGTGCCAGCGCTTGCCTTCAATCAAG TAACCGGTTTTAACATTTACGTTATTGGGGCAATCGTGTGCGTCGTTTGCATCTTCTACACACTTCTG GGCGGTATTAAGGCGGTTGTGTTCACCGACGCTTGGCAGGTGGTGGTAATGTTCATCTcggtcgtcgtggtcgtgATTATTGGCACGATCGCTCTCGGTGGTCCGGGCGTTATCTGGGACCGGGCGGTGGAAGGCGGTCGGATAGACTTCTTCAA CTTCAATCCATCTATGTACGAGCGGCAAACGTTTTGGGCCGTTTTGATTGGCGGTTTCTTCTACTGGACCTCGTACAATGCCGTCAATCAGACGATGGTACAGCGCTACATGTCACTGCCGAATCTAAAGACTGCAAAATT CTCAATCTACATGTTTGTGGTTGGAACGGCCATCTTCGTGTCGGTTTGCTGCTACACTGGACTGCTGCTGTATGGGAAGTACTACGGCTGTGATCCGGCCACCGTGGGACTGGTGACAACGAGCGATCAGCTGTTCCCGCACTATGTGATGGAATCGGTTGGCAATTTGCGGGGCATGCCGGGGTTATTCATTGCCGGTGTGTTTGGAGCTGCACTGAGTTCGCTTTCCGTCATCCTGAACACTACTTCGGGCGTGCTGCTGGAAGACATTCTGAAAGGATTGTTCCGCGTGACGCCCAGCTCGCTCGTGGCCAACATCGTCGTGCGTGGCAGTGTGGTTGTGCTTGGGCTGGCCGCCATGGGATGTCTGTTCATCGTGGACAAGCTGGATGGAATACTGATCGTGTCGGCAACGTTGGCGGCAATCGGAAATGGTACGACGGGAGGGATCTTCACGCTGGGGATGTTGGTCCCGTGGAGCAACACCAAGGGAGCATTGGCTGGAGGTATCGCTGGTGCGCTTCTGTCCGGTTGGATCTCACTCGGAAGTCAGTTCGCGAGTGCAGCGGGCGAGGTTGTGCCACACAAGCTGCCCGTCTCGGTGGACGGATGCATTGCGGAGCTCATCACGAACACAACGATCGTGAATCCGATCTACCCGGATGAGAGTGGAGTGTTTCCGCTGTACCGGTTGTCTTACCACTGGATCACACCGATAGGTGTAACAACGGTAGTGCTTGTTGGATCGATCGTATCCTTCCTCACAGGGCCACGGGATCTTCGCTACATCGATCCGGAGCTGATCTCACCCGTCGTGCATCGCTTCCTACCGAGGGAATCGTTCAGCTACTTTGGAACGGCAAACAAAGGCCCAACGTGTGTCAGCGAAGAAATGCAAACGCAAACGAATATCCCAGTCGATAGCAGTGCTCCATATGGCACCGCAGCAAATGGCCAAAATGGTCGCGTTAAGGCACgcaattga